A DNA window from Bacteroidota bacterium contains the following coding sequences:
- a CDS encoding RagB/SusD family nutrient uptake outer membrane protein codes for MKYIKILFSVVIMSIFVFTACVKDLDTIPIDKDDFSSATVYKDSESYVHVLAKIYGGFVLTGQQGPAGNADLRGVDEGFSEYFRNYWYIQEFSTDEAISGWENDEGLFDINFQTWDATNPFVQGIYTRIFYEIVLINEFLRETTDAKLEERGHGDLKEVIKTYRAEARFIRAMSYWHALDLFANVPFVTEDDGIGSFFPVQTNSTDLFNFVESELIEILPNLVDARQNEYTRADKAAAWMVLAKLYLNAEVYISHPKYSECLTYCNKIIEAGYSIEERYQDLFCINNEGSDEAIFLIAFDGERTQSWGGMTFLINGSIGGSMNPSEYGVEGSWAGSRATKALFDKFDVNDGRGLFYTTGQTLEIDNVVEFTQGVAVTKYRNLKYVYDNDGNVIETIPGSNSTHPDADFPMFRLGDVYLMYAEIVARGAGGDASTAAGYVNQLRERAFGNSDENITAADLTEEFILDERARELFWEAQRRTDLIRFGKYSGGGYLWPWKGNVKDGTATDAKYNLLPIPATDIASNPNLIQNSGY; via the coding sequence ATGAAATATATAAAAATATTATTTTCAGTTGTAATCATGTCAATATTTGTTTTTACAGCTTGTGTTAAAGATTTAGATACAATACCTATTGATAAAGATGATTTTAGCTCTGCTACTGTTTATAAAGATTCGGAATCGTATGTACATGTATTGGCAAAAATCTATGGAGGATTTGTTCTTACAGGACAACAAGGACCAGCAGGAAATGCTGATTTAAGAGGAGTTGACGAAGGTTTTTCAGAGTATTTTAGAAACTATTGGTACATTCAGGAATTTTCTACCGATGAAGCCATAAGTGGTTGGGAAAACGATGAAGGATTGTTCGATATTAATTTCCAAACATGGGATGCTACAAATCCTTTTGTTCAAGGAATTTATACAAGAATATTTTATGAAATAGTTTTAATAAACGAATTCCTAAGAGAAACCACCGATGCAAAACTCGAAGAAAGAGGACATGGCGATCTTAAAGAAGTAATTAAAACATACAGAGCCGAAGCACGATTTATTAGAGCTATGAGCTATTGGCATGCTTTAGATTTATTTGCTAATGTTCCTTTTGTTACCGAGGATGACGGCATAGGCTCATTTTTTCCGGTTCAAACAAATTCTACAGACTTATTTAATTTTGTTGAATCAGAATTAATTGAAATTTTACCAAATCTCGTCGATGCCCGACAAAATGAATATACCAGAGCCGATAAAGCTGCCGCATGGATGGTACTTGCAAAATTGTATTTAAATGCAGAAGTTTATATCAGCCATCCGAAATATTCTGAATGTTTGACTTATTGCAACAAAATAATTGAGGCAGGCTATAGTATTGAAGAAAGATATCAAGACCTTTTTTGTATAAATAATGAAGGATCTGATGAAGCAATTTTCCTAATTGCATTTGATGGAGAGAGAACTCAATCGTGGGGCGGAATGACATTTCTGATAAACGGGAGTATTGGTGGCTCAATGAACCCTTCAGAATATGGTGTTGAAGGAAGCTGGGCTGGTTCAAGAGCAACCAAAGCTTTATTCGATAAATTCGATGTAAATGATGGCAGAGGTTTATTCTATACAACAGGCCAAACTCTTGAAATTGACAATGTTGTTGAATTTACACAAGGAGTTGCTGTAACAAAATATCGTAATTTGAAATATGTGTACGATAATGATGGAAATGTGATAGAAACAATTCCTGGTTCAAATTCTACACATCCCGATGCCGATTTTCCCATGTTTCGTTTAGGCGATGTTTACCTGATGTATGCTGAAATTGTGGCTCGCGGTGCCGGTGGCGATGCAAGCACAGCTGCTGGATATGTCAATCAACTTAGAGAAAGAGCTTTCGGAAATTCAGATGAAAATATTACTGCTGCCGATTTAACCGAAGAATTCATTCTTGACGAAAGAGCAAGAGAATTGTTCTGGGAAGCTCAACGTAGAACTGACTTAATAAGATTTGGCAAATATTCCGGTGGCGGTTATTTATGGCCCTGGAAAGGAAACGTAAAAGATGGGACAGCAACAGATGCAAAGTATAATTTATTACCAATCCCTGCTACTGATATTGCTTCAAATCCTAATCTTATTCAAAATTCAGGTTATTAG